The following are from one region of the Polynucleobacter sp. MWH-CaK5 genome:
- the fabF gene encoding beta-ketoacyl-ACP synthase II, whose translation MSQNKGQRRVVITGLGLVSPVGNTVGDAWENLLAGRSGIATITKFDHSGLGVHFAGEVKGFNIEDYISAKEARHMDTFIHYGIAAGTQAFKDSGLEVTEANSERIGVLVGSGIGGLPMIEETHTEYTNRGARRISPFFVPGSIINMISGHLSINLNLKGPNVAAVTACTTGLHSIGLAARLIQYGDADVMIAGGAESTISPLGVGGFAAARALSTRNDDPATASRPWDKDRDGFVLGEGSGVMILEEYEHAKARGAKIYAELAGFGMSGDAYHMTAPNMDGPRRCMVNALKDAGVNPDQVNYVNAHGTSTPLGDKNETDALKAALGEASKKVVVNSTKSMTGHLLGGAGGLESVFTVLALHHQKSPPTINIFNQDPECDLDYCANTARDMKIDVAVKNNFGFGGTNGTIVFRRI comes from the coding sequence ACTAAATTTGATCACTCTGGCTTAGGCGTGCATTTTGCCGGCGAAGTAAAGGGCTTCAATATTGAAGACTATATTTCTGCTAAAGAAGCTCGCCATATGGATACTTTTATCCACTATGGCATTGCTGCCGGTACGCAAGCCTTTAAAGACTCTGGTTTAGAAGTTACAGAAGCCAATTCTGAAAGAATTGGCGTTTTGGTGGGTTCAGGCATTGGTGGTTTGCCAATGATTGAAGAAACCCACACTGAATATACTAATCGCGGCGCTCGCCGTATTTCACCGTTCTTTGTGCCAGGTTCAATCATTAATATGATTTCTGGCCATTTGAGCATTAATTTGAATCTCAAAGGTCCTAACGTTGCTGCTGTCACTGCCTGTACAACAGGTTTGCACAGTATTGGCTTGGCTGCCCGTTTGATTCAATATGGTGATGCGGATGTGATGATTGCTGGTGGTGCTGAATCTACGATTTCTCCTTTGGGAGTCGGTGGTTTTGCTGCAGCCAGAGCGCTATCAACTAGAAATGATGATCCAGCGACTGCTTCTCGTCCTTGGGACAAAGACCGTGACGGTTTTGTTCTAGGTGAGGGGTCTGGCGTGATGATCCTCGAAGAATATGAACATGCCAAAGCTCGCGGCGCAAAGATTTATGCTGAATTAGCCGGTTTTGGTATGAGTGGTGACGCTTATCACATGACTGCTCCAAACATGGATGGTCCGCGTCGTTGCATGGTCAATGCATTGAAAGATGCTGGAGTTAATCCTGATCAAGTGAACTATGTGAACGCCCACGGTACTTCAACACCATTGGGTGATAAAAACGAAACAGATGCCCTCAAAGCAGCTTTGGGCGAAGCTTCAAAGAAGGTGGTTGTGAACTCAACCAAATCAATGACCGGTCACTTATTGGGTGGTGCTGGTGGTTTAGAGTCTGTTTTCACTGTTTTGGCTTTGCATCATCAAAAATCTCCGCCGACTATTAACATCTTCAATCAAGATCCAGAGTGCGATTTGGACTACTGTGCCAACACTGCTAGAGATATGAAGATCGATGTGGCCGTTAAAAACAACTTTGGCTTTGGTGGCACCAACGGCACCATTGTTTTCCGCCGTATTTAA
- a CDS encoding DegQ family serine endoprotease encodes MKKIISALTLSVAASSLLVLPTYAQNNSGKAAPVASTTSSPAAASAVRSYPDFVDLVEKANPAVVNIRTTEKVNVRQASGIPGMPGLDEEQAEFFRRFFGIPLPTPKQPGPNNRKPQQEEQNRGVGSGFIIESNGFILTNAHVVEGATTIYVTLTDKREFKAKLIGADKRTDVALVKIEATGLPRLTIGDSSKVRVGEWVLAIGSPFGLENTVTAGIVSAKSRDTGDYLPFIQTDVAVNPGNSGGPLLNTRGEVVGINSQIFSRSGGYMGISFAIPMDEAMRVSNQLKASGKVSRGRIGVAIAEVSKEVAESLGLPRARGALIRNIEVGAPADKAGLEPGDVILSFGDKPIEKSSDLPRIVGDTKPGTTSPIMVWRKGAQKEFNITVADLEPTPKTAAKKAEPEEATSTKNAFGVAVIDLSEAKKKELSLKAGVEITAMAEDGVLSKAGARVGDVIVRLSDVDIIAAKQFEIAMKAVAKNNRSVAVFIRRGDSTLVIPVKPGK; translated from the coding sequence ATGAAAAAAATCATTTCTGCTTTAACTCTGTCTGTGGCAGCAAGTTCTTTGCTAGTTTTGCCAACTTATGCCCAAAATAATTCTGGGAAAGCCGCTCCGGTGGCGAGCACAACGAGCTCGCCAGCCGCCGCAAGTGCTGTGCGTTCATATCCAGACTTTGTTGATTTGGTTGAAAAAGCCAATCCTGCTGTGGTGAATATCCGCACGACAGAAAAAGTGAATGTTCGTCAAGCTTCAGGCATTCCTGGCATGCCTGGTTTAGATGAAGAGCAGGCTGAGTTTTTTCGCCGCTTCTTTGGTATTCCTTTGCCAACACCAAAGCAACCAGGCCCGAACAATCGTAAACCTCAGCAAGAAGAGCAAAACCGTGGCGTTGGTTCTGGCTTCATCATTGAGAGCAATGGTTTCATTTTGACGAATGCACATGTGGTTGAAGGTGCAACAACAATTTATGTGACCTTGACCGATAAGCGCGAATTCAAAGCCAAATTGATCGGTGCTGATAAGCGTACTGATGTGGCTTTGGTAAAAATTGAAGCAACTGGTTTGCCACGATTAACCATCGGCGACTCTTCAAAGGTGCGTGTTGGTGAATGGGTGCTTGCGATTGGTTCACCGTTTGGTTTGGAAAATACAGTGACCGCAGGCATCGTGTCTGCCAAGAGTCGTGATACAGGTGATTACTTACCATTCATTCAAACTGATGTGGCTGTGAACCCAGGTAACTCTGGTGGTCCGCTATTGAACACTCGTGGTGAAGTGGTGGGCATTAACTCACAGATCTTTTCACGCTCTGGTGGATACATGGGTATTTCTTTCGCGATCCCGATGGATGAGGCGATGCGCGTTTCGAATCAATTAAAGGCCAGCGGCAAAGTCAGTCGTGGTCGTATTGGTGTGGCAATTGCAGAGGTCAGCAAAGAGGTTGCAGAGAGCTTAGGATTGCCAAGAGCACGTGGCGCCTTGATTCGTAACATCGAAGTGGGTGCGCCAGCGGACAAAGCAGGGCTTGAGCCTGGCGATGTTATTTTGAGTTTTGGGGATAAACCAATTGAAAAATCATCGGACTTGCCAAGAATTGTTGGAGATACAAAACCAGGCACGACTTCACCAATCATGGTGTGGCGCAAGGGTGCTCAAAAAGAATTCAATATCACTGTCGCTGATTTAGAGCCTACTCCAAAGACAGCTGCTAAAAAAGCTGAACCAGAAGAAGCGACCTCCACTAAGAATGCATTTGGAGTGGCTGTGATTGATTTATCTGAAGCTAAGAAAAAAGAGTTATCACTCAAAGCCGGTGTTGAAATTACTGCGATGGCTGAAGATGGTGTCTTATCAAAAGCGGGCGCAAGAGTGGGTGATGTGATTGTTCGTTTAAGTGATGTGGACATCATCGCTGCCAAGCAATTTGAGATTGCCATGAAGGCCGTGGCAAAAAACAATAGATCCGTGGCAGTATTTATTCGCAGAGGCGATAGCACCTTGGTGATTCCTGTCAAACCAGGAAAATAA
- the lepA gene encoding translation elongation factor 4 translates to MDHIRNFSIIAHIDHGKSTLADRIIQLCGGLSDREMEAQVLDSMDIEKERGITIKAQTAALSYKARDGKIYNLNLIDTPGHVDFSYEVSRSLSACEGALLVVDASQGVEAQTVANCYTAIELGVEVVPVLNKIDLPQADPDRAKQEIEDVIGIDATDAVSCSAKTGLGVQDVLEDLIKKVPPPKGDATAPLQALIVDSWFDNYVGVVMLVRVINGTLKPKDKVLLMASGTQHLVEHVGVFTPKSVDRPDLSAGQVGFIIAGIKELKAAKVGDTVTHAPGQQNRTPASAPLPGFKEVQPQVFAGLYPVESNQYDALRESLEKLKLNDAALMYEPEVSQALGFGFRCGFLGLLHMEIVQERLEREFNMELITTAPTVVYEVDLKDGSKIVVDNPSKMPDPSRIEVIMEPIVVVNLFMPQEYVGAVITLCTGKRGIQMDMQYVGRQVKLTYEMPMAEIVLDFFDRLKSISRGYASMDYEFKEYRASDVVKVDILINSEKVDALSIIVHRSNSQYRGREVVAKMREIIPRQMFDVAIQAAIGSGIIARENVKALRKNVLAKCYGGDITRKKKLLEKQKEGKRRMKQVGSVEIPQEAFLAILQVEDK, encoded by the coding sequence ATGGACCATATACGTAACTTTTCTATCATTGCCCATATCGACCACGGAAAGTCGACCCTAGCAGACCGAATTATTCAGCTATGTGGTGGCCTTTCAGATCGCGAAATGGAAGCTCAAGTCCTTGATTCTATGGACATTGAGAAAGAGCGCGGCATCACAATCAAGGCCCAAACCGCGGCTTTGAGCTACAAAGCCCGCGACGGTAAAATTTATAACCTCAACTTGATTGATACCCCAGGACACGTCGACTTCTCTTATGAGGTCAGCCGATCATTGTCTGCTTGTGAAGGTGCTTTGTTGGTAGTTGATGCCAGCCAGGGAGTTGAGGCTCAAACAGTGGCCAACTGTTACACAGCCATCGAATTGGGTGTGGAAGTTGTGCCTGTTTTAAACAAAATTGATTTGCCTCAGGCAGATCCTGATCGCGCCAAACAAGAAATCGAAGATGTGATTGGTATCGATGCCACCGATGCTGTGTCTTGTTCAGCAAAAACTGGTTTGGGCGTCCAGGATGTTCTTGAAGATTTAATTAAAAAAGTACCACCACCAAAAGGTGATGCGACTGCACCTCTCCAAGCATTGATCGTTGATTCGTGGTTTGATAACTACGTGGGTGTGGTGATGTTGGTGCGTGTGATCAATGGCACACTCAAACCAAAGGATAAAGTTTTGTTGATGGCTTCAGGTACTCAACATTTGGTTGAGCACGTTGGAGTCTTCACACCAAAGTCAGTGGATCGCCCTGACTTATCTGCTGGACAAGTGGGTTTCATCATTGCTGGTATCAAAGAGTTGAAAGCTGCCAAGGTGGGTGACACAGTCACGCACGCGCCAGGTCAACAAAATAGAACTCCAGCATCTGCACCTTTGCCAGGCTTCAAAGAAGTTCAACCTCAGGTGTTTGCAGGTTTGTACCCGGTTGAATCAAATCAATACGATGCCTTGCGTGAATCTTTAGAAAAATTAAAGTTAAACGATGCGGCTTTGATGTACGAACCAGAGGTATCTCAAGCCCTTGGCTTTGGTTTCCGTTGTGGCTTCTTGGGTTTATTGCACATGGAGATTGTGCAAGAGCGTTTAGAGCGTGAGTTCAACATGGAACTCATCACGACTGCCCCAACCGTGGTTTACGAAGTAGACCTCAAAGATGGTTCAAAGATCGTGGTGGATAACCCATCAAAAATGCCAGACCCAAGTCGCATTGAAGTGATCATGGAACCAATCGTGGTCGTGAACTTGTTCATGCCGCAAGAGTATGTTGGCGCAGTCATCACCTTGTGTACAGGTAAGCGTGGCATCCAGATGGATATGCAGTATGTGGGCCGTCAAGTGAAGTTAACTTATGAGATGCCGATGGCTGAAATCGTGCTCGATTTCTTTGATCGCTTAAAGTCAATTTCTCGCGGTTACGCATCAATGGACTATGAGTTCAAGGAATACCGTGCATCTGATGTGGTCAAGGTAGATATCTTGATCAACAGTGAAAAAGTCGATGCTCTATCGATCATCGTTCACAGAAGTAACAGTCAATACCGTGGCCGTGAAGTTGTCGCCAAGATGCGCGAGATCATTCCTCGTCAGATGTTTGATGTGGCGATTCAGGCGGCGATTGGCAGCGGCATCATTGCTCGTGAAAACGTGAAGGCCTTGCGTAAAAACGTGTTGGCCAAGTGTTACGGTGGTGACATCACTCGTAAGAAGAAATTATTAGAGAAGCAAAAAGAAGGTAAGCGCCGCATGAAGCAGGTGGGCAGTGTGGAAATTCCACAAGAAGCCTTCTTGGCCATCTTGCAAGTGGAGGATAAATAA
- the lepB gene encoding signal peptidase I, whose translation MNFALILLILSLVTGIAWAADKLVFAPKRKAAGIDRMPLWVEYTASFFPVIFAVFFLRSFLFEPFKIPSGSMIPTLMIGDFILVNKFTYGVRLPVINKKVIEMNSPERGDVAVFRFPKDESVDYIKRVIGLPGDVISYQGKRLTINGQEFLSEAKPDYLDPESMIYAKFFKETFPKEFGGHSYNVLNHPERPAGVFIQDRFPYAENCTYTMTGVTCTVPKGHYFVMGDNRDNSADSRFWGFVPENNLVGKAFFVWMNLGDLKRIGRFE comes from the coding sequence ATGAACTTCGCTTTGATACTTTTGATTTTGTCACTTGTGACGGGTATTGCCTGGGCTGCTGATAAGTTGGTGTTTGCTCCAAAAAGAAAAGCGGCAGGTATTGATCGCATGCCTTTGTGGGTGGAGTACACGGCCAGCTTTTTCCCTGTTATTTTTGCCGTATTCTTTTTGCGCTCATTCTTGTTTGAGCCTTTCAAGATTCCATCAGGTTCGATGATTCCTACCTTGATGATTGGTGATTTTATTTTGGTAAATAAATTCACTTATGGTGTTCGTTTGCCAGTCATCAATAAAAAAGTGATTGAGATGAATTCGCCAGAGCGCGGTGATGTCGCTGTTTTTCGCTTTCCTAAAGATGAATCAGTTGATTACATCAAACGTGTGATTGGTTTGCCAGGGGATGTGATTTCTTACCAGGGTAAGCGCTTGACCATCAACGGCCAAGAGTTTCTGTCTGAAGCCAAACCTGATTATCTCGATCCCGAAAGTATGATTTATGCAAAATTCTTTAAGGAGACATTCCCTAAAGAATTCGGCGGCCATTCTTACAATGTTTTAAATCATCCTGAGCGTCCTGCTGGTGTCTTCATACAAGATCGTTTTCCTTATGCGGAGAACTGCACTTACACCATGACTGGTGTGACTTGTACAGTGCCAAAAGGTCATTACTTTGTGATGGGTGATAACCGAGATAATTCAGCAGACTCCCGCTTTTGGGGCTTTGTTCCTGAAAATAATTTGGTTGGTAAAGCCTTCTTTGTTTGGATGAATTTAGGCGACCTTAAACGCATTGGGCGTTTTGAGTGA
- the rnc gene encoding ribonuclease III, producing the protein MTPRAPLDIKLLQERLGYTFQKPDLLMQALTHRSHSKKNNERLEFLGDSVLNCTVAEMLYERYSDLDEGDLSRVRANLVKQQALYEIAQALQLSDCLRLGEGELKSGGFKRPSILADSFEAIVGAIFLDSGFEASKKVLRKWYSQILEHVDPRTLGKDDKTLLQEYLQGHQLPLPIYTVVATTGVAHNQQFEVECSIPSLKVTLNGKGASRRAAEQAAAKLSLEAAQKIVSQSGRKPKKTKATKKKASLVTAKDPTDDQLNLKLKSE; encoded by the coding sequence ATGACTCCTCGCGCACCTCTAGACATCAAACTCTTGCAGGAGCGTTTGGGTTATACGTTTCAAAAGCCTGATTTATTGATGCAGGCTTTGACTCATCGCAGTCACAGCAAAAAGAACAATGAGCGCTTGGAGTTTTTAGGTGACTCAGTCTTGAACTGCACCGTTGCTGAGATGCTGTATGAGCGTTACAGTGATTTGGATGAGGGTGATTTATCCAGAGTTCGCGCTAATTTGGTCAAGCAACAAGCCTTGTATGAAATCGCTCAAGCTTTGCAACTCTCTGACTGCCTTCGTTTAGGTGAGGGTGAGCTCAAGAGTGGTGGCTTTAAGCGCCCATCGATTCTGGCAGATAGTTTTGAAGCGATTGTGGGAGCCATCTTTTTGGATTCTGGCTTTGAGGCCTCTAAAAAAGTATTGAGAAAGTGGTATTCGCAAATTTTGGAGCATGTGGATCCAAGAACCTTGGGTAAAGATGACAAGACTCTCTTGCAGGAATACCTTCAAGGGCATCAATTACCGTTGCCTATCTACACGGTCGTTGCAACCACGGGCGTGGCCCATAATCAACAGTTTGAAGTTGAGTGCTCCATTCCAAGTTTGAAGGTCACTCTCAACGGTAAGGGTGCGTCTCGTAGAGCCGCTGAGCAAGCGGCTGCCAAGTTATCTTTAGAGGCTGCCCAAAAGATTGTTTCTCAATCTGGCAGAAAGCCTAAAAAGACAAAAGCAACAAAAAAGAAAGCATCTTTAGTCACGGCTAAAGATCCTACAGATGATCAACTGAATTTGAAGTTGAAATCAGAGTAA
- the era gene encoding GTPase Era produces the protein MSFRCGTVALVGRPNVGKSTLLNALVGQKVSITSRKAQTTRHRILGVNTTETAQYVLVDTPGFQTKYNNAMNKVMNRTVKTTMADVDVILFVVESGYWSKADEQVLEILPKNIPVVLLANKLDVFASRADAPEDRDQKLFTFMREMSEKFEFSEIIPMTAKNTDDVKRLLGLLEPYLPEQEAIYEPDMLTDRSEKFLAAEILREKVFRHTGDELPYASAVIIDQFKMDGTMRRIAATILVDRDSHKAMVIGEKGAKLKRISTEARQDMEKLFDGKVFLETWVKVKSGWADDRVILREQGIE, from the coding sequence ATGTCATTTCGATGTGGAACCGTAGCACTTGTAGGTCGCCCAAACGTAGGTAAGTCAACCTTGCTCAATGCATTGGTGGGTCAAAAAGTCAGTATCACCTCACGCAAAGCTCAAACAACACGTCATCGCATTTTGGGTGTTAACACCACTGAGACAGCGCAATATGTTTTGGTTGATACACCGGGGTTCCAGACAAAATATAACAACGCCATGAACAAAGTGATGAACCGCACGGTGAAAACCACCATGGCGGATGTGGACGTGATTCTTTTTGTGGTGGAATCAGGTTACTGGAGCAAGGCGGACGAACAGGTGCTTGAGATATTGCCTAAAAATATCCCAGTGGTTTTGTTGGCTAACAAATTAGATGTATTTGCTTCAAGAGCAGATGCCCCAGAAGATCGCGATCAAAAGCTATTTACCTTCATGCGTGAGATGAGTGAGAAGTTTGAGTTCTCAGAAATCATTCCCATGACAGCCAAAAATACCGATGATGTGAAGCGTTTGTTAGGATTATTAGAGCCGTACTTGCCTGAGCAAGAAGCGATTTACGAGCCTGATATGTTGACGGATCGCAGTGAGAAATTCTTGGCTGCTGAGATTTTGAGAGAAAAAGTATTTCGTCACACAGGCGATGAGTTGCCCTATGCCAGCGCTGTGATCATCGACCAATTCAAGATGGATGGAACGATGCGTCGCATTGCTGCCACGATTTTGGTAGACCGCGATAGTCACAAAGCCATGGTGATCGGTGAAAAAGGTGCAAAGTTGAAGCGCATCTCCACTGAGGCTCGCCAAGACATGGAAAAGCTTTTTGATGGCAAAGTGTTTTTAGAAACTTGGGTCAAGGTCAAGAGTGGTTGGGCAGATGATCGTGTGATTCTGCGTGAGCAGGGCATAGAGTAA
- the recO gene encoding DNA repair protein RecO, with protein sequence MMSTRVNDEPAFVLHSIPYKETSLILDVFTRSYGRMALIAKGAKRPHSVLRPVLQRFQPLAVSWSGKSELRTMTKAEWLGGVPPLVGDALLCGFYLNELLVKFIAREDSYEDLYEEYAKTVHLLGQDPKELEPILRPFELSLLKEAGFAAALNFCIDTQTTPEEDEHYVYQPERGIRKLQADDPGHWPVMTGKHLLCMNDKNYQDPETLIQSKALTRFLLGLHLPDQSMMTRQILIDLKKI encoded by the coding sequence ATCATGTCGACTCGCGTCAACGATGAACCTGCCTTTGTACTTCACAGTATTCCGTACAAAGAAACCAGTTTAATTCTTGATGTATTCACGCGCTCATATGGGCGCATGGCTTTGATTGCCAAGGGCGCAAAGCGCCCTCATTCTGTCTTGCGACCAGTCTTACAGCGCTTTCAACCTTTGGCTGTCTCTTGGAGCGGTAAAAGTGAGCTGCGCACCATGACCAAAGCAGAGTGGTTGGGTGGTGTTCCTCCATTGGTGGGCGATGCTTTGTTGTGTGGCTTTTATCTCAATGAACTTTTGGTTAAATTCATTGCCAGAGAAGACTCTTATGAAGACTTATACGAAGAGTACGCCAAAACAGTTCATTTGCTTGGGCAAGATCCTAAAGAGCTTGAACCTATCTTGCGCCCCTTTGAATTAAGTTTATTAAAGGAAGCGGGCTTTGCCGCGGCTTTGAATTTTTGTATTGATACTCAAACTACTCCTGAAGAAGATGAGCACTACGTTTATCAGCCAGAGAGAGGTATTCGCAAGCTTCAAGCTGATGACCCAGGACATTGGCCTGTGATGACAGGCAAACATCTGCTCTGTATGAATGATAAAAACTATCAAGATCCAGAAACCCTGATTCAAAGTAAAGCGCTCACACGATTCTTGTTAGGTCTGCACTTGCCCGATCAATCCATGATGACGCGGCAGATCTTGATTGATTTGAAAAAAATCTAA
- a CDS encoding type II toxin-antitoxin system Phd/YefM family antitoxin, whose amino-acid sequence MKNNWQVQDAKAKFSEFLNACLSQGPQIVTRRGEEAAVLVPIEVWNQLKDNARPTLKSLLLAGGPGVDLDLPERGRSKRRPIVKL is encoded by the coding sequence ATGAAAAATAACTGGCAAGTTCAGGATGCTAAAGCCAAATTTAGCGAGTTTTTGAATGCATGCTTGAGTCAGGGGCCTCAAATTGTCACTCGTCGTGGCGAGGAGGCAGCTGTTCTTGTACCAATAGAAGTTTGGAATCAACTAAAAGATAATGCTCGACCAACATTAAAGTCATTGCTGTTGGCTGGTGGTCCCGGAGTTGACTTAGATTTACCTGAGAGAGGAAGGTCTAAGCGCCGTCCAATTGTTAAACTTTAA
- a CDS encoding type II toxin-antitoxin system VapC family toxin: MYLLDTNVISEFRRTKPHGAVLSWLTNTSDSELFISAVSIGEIQSGIEKTREQDLVKAKILEEWLNQIAGLYSVLPMDGNVFRVWAQLMHRQSDTVIEDAMIAATALTHRLTVVTRNVKDFKRFNVDILNPFKI, from the coding sequence ATGTACTTACTTGATACAAATGTTATTTCTGAATTTAGGCGCACAAAACCACATGGTGCTGTTCTGTCTTGGTTAACTAATACGTCTGATTCTGAGTTATTTATCTCTGCAGTGAGTATTGGTGAGATTCAATCTGGAATTGAAAAAACCCGTGAGCAAGATTTAGTTAAGGCAAAAATTTTAGAGGAATGGTTAAATCAAATAGCTGGCCTGTATAGTGTTTTGCCAATGGATGGAAATGTTTTTCGAGTGTGGGCTCAATTAATGCATAGACAATCTGATACTGTGATTGAAGATGCGATGATTGCAGCTACAGCATTAACTCATCGTTTAACAGTAGTTACTAGAAATGTTAAAGACTTCAAAAGATTTAATGTTGATATCCTAAATCCTTTTAAGATTTAG
- the pdxJ gene encoding pyridoxine 5'-phosphate synthase: protein MLKPKNIIDLGINIDHVATLRNARGTHYPDPLKAAQLAEEYGADLITLHLREDRRHIKDADLIAMRPLIKTRMNLECAVTPEMIEIACQVKPHDVCLVPEKRQEVTTEGGLDVIGNFDNVKSSTQRLLQAGITVSIFIDPDEQQITKAKETGATVIELHTGKYADTSGAEQAKEWERIKTAAKFAYSIGLKVNAGHGLHEGNVEAIAEILEIAELNIGHAIVAEAVFKGWKAAIQDMRTLMLNARQRAMNQKH, encoded by the coding sequence ATGCTAAAACCTAAAAACATCATCGATCTAGGTATCAACATTGACCACGTTGCCACGCTCAGAAATGCGCGAGGCACGCACTATCCGGATCCTCTCAAGGCTGCTCAATTAGCAGAAGAGTATGGCGCTGATTTGATCACATTGCATTTAAGAGAAGATCGTCGCCATATCAAGGATGCTGATTTGATCGCTATGCGCCCCTTGATTAAGACTCGCATGAACTTAGAGTGCGCTGTCACGCCTGAGATGATTGAGATTGCTTGTCAGGTCAAACCTCATGATGTTTGTTTGGTTCCAGAAAAGCGTCAAGAGGTGACAACTGAAGGTGGTTTAGATGTCATTGGCAATTTTGACAACGTTAAAAGTTCTACCCAACGCCTATTGCAAGCTGGCATCACTGTTTCAATTTTCATTGACCCTGATGAGCAGCAAATCACGAAAGCCAAAGAAACTGGTGCCACAGTGATTGAATTGCACACAGGTAAATATGCTGACACTTCTGGAGCTGAGCAAGCCAAAGAGTGGGAGCGTATCAAGACAGCGGCCAAATTTGCATATTCAATTGGTTTAAAAGTTAATGCAGGCCATGGTTTGCATGAAGGTAATGTTGAGGCAATTGCTGAAATATTAGAAATTGCAGAACTGAACATTGGGCATGCGATTGTGGCTGAGGCTGTCTTTAAAGGTTGGAAGGCTGCGATCCAAGACATGAGAACTCTTATGCTAAATGCCCGCCAACGTGCCATGAACCAGAAGCATTGA
- the acpS gene encoding holo-ACP synthase: MIAGIGTDLLKIDRLKAAYQRTNGRLAERILGPDEMQVFKGRLARNESRGMAYLATRFAAKEAFSKAIGLGMRSPMSWRAMQTLNDPSGKPIIKCSGRLQTFMEEKFFTAQVSITDEVDMAMAFVIVIYGTPVVSGVTDPKDLSGS; this comes from the coding sequence ATGATCGCAGGCATTGGAACAGACCTATTAAAGATTGATCGCCTGAAAGCGGCTTATCAGCGCACCAATGGCCGCTTGGCTGAGCGCATTCTTGGACCTGATGAAATGCAGGTCTTCAAAGGACGTTTGGCTCGCAATGAATCCAGAGGCATGGCTTACTTAGCAACGCGTTTTGCTGCCAAAGAAGCTTTCTCAAAAGCCATTGGTTTGGGTATGCGCAGCCCGATGTCTTGGCGAGCCATGCAAACCTTGAATGATCCGAGTGGCAAGCCCATCATCAAGTGTTCTGGTCGCTTACAAACATTCATGGAAGAGAAGTTCTTCACAGCTCAAGTCAGCATCACCGATGAAGTTGATATGGCCATGGCCTTTGTGATTGTGATTTATGGAACCCCTGTTGTCTCTGGTGTGACTGATCCAAAAGATCTTTCTGGCTCTTGA